In the Malaya genurostris strain Urasoe2022 chromosome 1, Malgen_1.1, whole genome shotgun sequence genome, one interval contains:
- the LOC131425984 gene encoding myophilin produces the protein MAPRNKQQEQEVLEWIGAVLGEKLPAGAYEDVLKDGIVLCKLANKLAPGSVKKIQERGTNFQLMENIQRFQAAIKKYGVPEEEIFQTADLFERRNIPQVTLCLYSLGRITQKHPEYNGPTLGPKMAEKNERTFTEEQLRAHEGELNLQMGYNKGASQSGLGSFGNTRHM, from the exons CCCCGAAACAAGCAACAGGAACAGGAGGTTCTCGAATGGATCGGAGCCGTGCTGGGCGAAAAGCTGCCGGCCGGTGCCTACGAGGATGTGCTCAAGGATGGTATCGTACTGTGCAAACTGGCCAACAAACTGGCTCCCGGTTCGGTAAAGAAGATCCAGGAGCGCGGTACCAACTTCCAACTGATGGAAAACATCCAGCGGTTCCAGGCCGCCATCAAAAAGTACGGCGTCCCGGAGGAGGAAATCTTCCAGACGGCGGATCTGTTCGAACGTCGTAACATCCCCCAGGTCACGCTGTGTCTGTACTCGCTGGGACGAATT aCCCAAAAGCACCCGGAGTACAACGGTCCCACCCTGGGTCCCAAGATGGCGGAGAAGAACGAACGTACCTTCACCGAGGAGCAGCTGCGAGCCCACGAGGGTGAACTGAACCTGCAGATGGGTTACAACAAGGGTGCCTCCCAGTCCGGACTCGGTTCGTTCGGCAACACCCGTCACATGTAA